The DNA segment TGCCTTGATCGGAGCTACAGCAAAACTTAAAGACTACGTTGTAGTAACCGGCAATACAAAAGATTTCCCCGCCTTGCTTGCTATTGATCCGTACTCTTTGCCTTTTTCGGTTTAAACACACCGAACGTCAATCATCGCTCTGCAATAAGAATTAATGAAAGGAAGAGATTAAAATGTCTAATCAGCAAAAGGTACAAGTGATTACAGAAAAGGCTCCGGCCGCGATCGGGCCCTATTCGCAAGGGATTGTATTCAACAACCTGGTTTTTACCTCCGGCCAGATTGCCCTTAATCCTGTTAGCGGAAACATCGTAGGGGAAGATGTCGCCGCCCAGACCGCGCAGGTGCTGGAAAACCTGCAAGAAGTCCTCCTGGCTGCCGGGGCGTCGCTTAATACCGTAATCAAAACCACCGTTTTCCTGCAAGACATGGGCAAATTTACCGAATTTAACAGCGTTTATGCCCGGTACTTTAAAGAGCCTTTCCCATCCCGCTCAACCATCGAGGCTGCCGCTCTCCCCAAAGGGGCCTTGGTCGAGATCGAGGCGGTGGCC comes from the Syntrophomonadaceae bacterium genome and includes:
- a CDS encoding RidA family protein, giving the protein MSNQQKVQVITEKAPAAIGPYSQGIVFNNLVFTSGQIALNPVSGNIVGEDVAAQTAQVLENLQEVLLAAGASLNTVIKTTVFLQDMGKFTEFNSVYARYFKEPFPSRSTIEAAALPKGALVEIEAVAYIPEQ